In Legionella lytica, one genomic interval encodes:
- a CDS encoding phosphohexomutase domain-containing protein (capsular polysaccharide biosynthesis protein; catalyzes the formation of D-mannose 6-phosphate from alpha-D-mannose 1-phosphate), translated as MTLACFKSYDIRGKLGIELNEELAYRIGFAYTQFLNANSVVVGSDVRHSSESLKQALARGIMDAGADVIDIGMSGTEEVYFATFHLSADGGIEVTASHNPIDYNGMKLVRKGSAPISGDSGLNAIEELVIKNEFQPVAPKGQYKQLNILDAYVDHLLSYIHSQQLKPLKLVVDAGNGAAGHVIDAIEARFNMANIPVSFIKIHHEADGDFPNGIPNPLLMENRQATAAAVKAHQADMGIAWDGDFDRCFLFDEQGEFIEGYYLVGLLAEAFLKKNPGGKIIHDPRLTWNTIDIAQRANGHAIQCKTGHAFIKERMRSENAVYGGEMSGHHYFRDFAYCDSGMIPWLLVIELVSQTGKSLKSLIDECVHAFPCSGEINYEVADAKRVMERVEAHFSALQPKIDRTDGISLEFEHMRLNLRSSNTEPLLRLNVETRGNLPLVKEIVGIVEALILK; from the coding sequence ATGACACTCGCATGTTTTAAGTCTTATGATATACGCGGCAAGCTTGGTATTGAATTGAATGAAGAGCTTGCATACCGCATTGGTTTTGCTTACACGCAATTTTTAAACGCAAACTCCGTGGTGGTGGGAAGTGATGTACGCCATAGTAGCGAATCATTAAAACAGGCTTTAGCGCGCGGCATCATGGATGCTGGAGCAGATGTTATTGATATCGGCATGAGCGGAACAGAGGAGGTTTATTTTGCTACCTTTCATTTAAGTGCTGATGGAGGGATCGAAGTTACCGCCAGTCATAATCCAATTGATTACAATGGCATGAAATTAGTCCGTAAAGGTTCGGCTCCTATTAGCGGCGATAGTGGTTTAAACGCCATTGAAGAGCTAGTGATAAAGAATGAATTTCAACCTGTTGCACCAAAAGGACAATATAAGCAATTAAATATCCTCGATGCTTATGTCGATCATTTACTAAGTTACATTCATTCGCAGCAATTAAAACCATTAAAACTAGTCGTTGATGCAGGTAATGGTGCTGCAGGGCATGTAATTGATGCCATCGAAGCGCGCTTTAACATGGCAAATATTCCCGTTAGTTTTATTAAGATTCATCATGAGGCGGATGGGGATTTTCCTAATGGTATACCGAATCCATTATTAATGGAAAATCGTCAAGCAACTGCCGCGGCGGTAAAAGCGCACCAGGCAGATATGGGTATTGCCTGGGATGGAGATTTTGATCGTTGTTTCTTGTTTGATGAGCAGGGTGAATTTATTGAAGGATACTATCTGGTTGGTTTATTAGCAGAGGCTTTTCTCAAAAAAAATCCTGGTGGCAAAATAATTCATGATCCACGGCTAACCTGGAACACCATTGATATTGCTCAGCGAGCTAATGGCCATGCAATTCAATGCAAAACCGGGCATGCCTTTATTAAAGAACGTATGCGCAGTGAAAATGCGGTATACGGTGGGGAAATGAGTGGGCATCATTACTTTCGTGATTTTGCTTACTGTGACAGCGGAATGATTCCTTGGTTATTAGTGATTGAGTTAGTGAGTCAAACTGGCAAGTCGTTAAAAAGTCTCATTGATGAATGTGTTCATGCCTTTCCTTGCAGTGGTGAAATCAACTATGAAGTTGCTGATGCTAAGCGAGTGATGGAGCGTGTAGAAGCTCATTTTTCTGCATTACAGCCTAAAATAGACCGGACCGATGGTATTAGCCTAGAGTTTGAACACATGCGGCTAAACCTGCGCTCTTCTAATACAGAGCCTCTATTGCGATTAAATGTTGAAACACGAGGAAATTTACCTTTAGTGAAGGAAATCGTAGGAATAGTTGAGGCACTTATATTGAAGTAA
- a CDS encoding mannose-1-phosphate guanylyltransferase/mannose-6-phosphate isomerase — MQLIPIILCGGAGSRLWPVSRELHPKPFMRLADGQSLFQKAFIRGASLPNVREAMIVTNKEFLFKMIEESSEVNTNHIETSYIMEPFGRNTAAAIASAVLNTINLHGEQAMMLVLAADHLILNQDAFQAAVNDALALAANDKLVTFGISPTEPKTEYGYIEAEANQVLRFVEKPALDKAQEYLISGRFLWNSGMFLFSAGAMLRALEEHCPEILHAVRACFAQSHLVHHQNVAGLELDEETFAQVPDNSIDYAVMEKAENIAVIPCQIGWSDVGSWTSIDELIEPDAQGNRLEGDVLLYDVSNCNIRSNNRLVGAVGLENLLIVDTPDALLVADKSRAQDVKHIYTQLKARGHEAYKLHRTVYRPWGTYTILEQSERFKIKRIEVKPGASLSLQMHHHRSEHWIVVSGMAKVVNGEEEFFVRVNESTYIPAGCKHRLENPGVLDLVMIEVQSGDYLGEDDIVRFQDNYGRG, encoded by the coding sequence ATGCAACTAATACCAATCATTCTTTGTGGCGGAGCGGGTTCACGCCTTTGGCCAGTTTCACGTGAATTACATCCTAAGCCCTTTATGCGTCTTGCAGATGGGCAAAGTTTATTTCAAAAAGCATTTATTCGCGGAGCTTCTTTACCTAATGTACGTGAAGCGATGATCGTTACGAATAAAGAGTTTTTATTTAAAATGATTGAAGAAAGCTCCGAGGTTAATACGAATCATATTGAAACCTCATACATTATGGAGCCCTTCGGCCGTAACACCGCAGCAGCCATAGCATCCGCCGTACTGAATACCATTAATTTACATGGCGAACAGGCAATGATGCTTGTTTTAGCGGCGGACCATTTAATTTTGAATCAAGATGCGTTCCAAGCAGCAGTAAACGATGCTTTGGCGTTGGCTGCTAATGATAAGCTAGTCACTTTTGGCATTTCACCTACCGAACCTAAAACAGAATATGGATACATTGAGGCGGAAGCAAATCAAGTATTACGCTTCGTAGAAAAGCCTGCATTAGACAAAGCCCAGGAATATTTAATTTCCGGCCGGTTTCTCTGGAACTCTGGGATGTTTTTATTTTCTGCTGGCGCTATGTTGCGCGCCCTGGAAGAGCATTGCCCAGAAATTTTGCATGCGGTGCGTGCTTGTTTTGCTCAGTCACACTTGGTGCATCATCAAAACGTTGCTGGTTTAGAATTAGATGAAGAAACATTTGCCCAAGTTCCAGATAATTCCATTGACTATGCGGTCATGGAGAAAGCTGAGAATATCGCAGTGATCCCCTGTCAGATTGGCTGGAGCGATGTAGGGTCGTGGACATCTATTGATGAGTTAATTGAGCCTGATGCGCAAGGTAATCGTCTTGAGGGCGATGTGTTATTGTACGATGTCTCCAACTGCAATATAAGAAGTAATAATCGCTTAGTTGGGGCCGTGGGGCTTGAGAATTTATTGATTGTGGATACCCCTGATGCGCTGCTCGTTGCTGACAAGTCGCGTGCGCAGGATGTAAAACATATTTATACCCAATTAAAAGCACGGGGCCATGAAGCCTATAAATTACATCGTACGGTATATCGCCCCTGGGGTACTTATACAATACTCGAACAAAGCGAACGCTTTAAAATAAAGCGTATTGAAGTGAAACCCGGTGCAAGCTTAAGTCTACAGATGCATCATCATCGCAGTGAACATTGGATTGTGGTCAGCGGTATGGCTAAAGTCGTTAACGGTGAGGAAGAGTTTTTTGTTCGCGTTAATGAGTCTACTTATATTCCCGCAGGCTGCAAACACCGTTTGGAAAATCCTGGAGTCCTTGATTTGGTAATGATTGAGGTGCAAAGCGGGGATTATCTGGGTGAGGATGATATTGTTCGTTTTCAAGACAACTATGGACGGGGTTAA